A window from Vulcanimicrobium alpinum encodes these proteins:
- a CDS encoding enoyl-CoA hydratase, whose product MIRLERRTSAIAWAIVDRPQARNAMTFAMWDELHAIARRLRNDRELRVLVIAGAGGKAFVSGTDIAGFRGFTAEDGVAYEARMDAVIGAVEALDVPVVAAVAGACTGGGVALAAACDVRIGASSARVGVPIARTLGNVLSLANIMRVSGVVGSDAVKAMLVTAELLDAESALRTGFFHELVDDAQLDARAAERAETIAALAPLTLRLTKAGMRRLRAAVPIPDDGDLIRAAYGSADFAEGVDAFIAKRAPRWTGSG is encoded by the coding sequence GTGATCCGGCTCGAACGCCGAACCTCGGCCATCGCGTGGGCGATCGTCGACCGACCGCAGGCGCGCAACGCGATGACGTTCGCGATGTGGGACGAGCTGCACGCGATCGCGCGCAGACTGCGCAACGACCGCGAACTGCGCGTGCTGGTGATCGCGGGCGCGGGCGGGAAGGCGTTCGTTTCAGGGACCGACATTGCTGGATTTCGCGGTTTCACCGCCGAGGACGGCGTCGCGTACGAAGCGCGGATGGACGCCGTCATCGGTGCGGTGGAAGCGCTCGACGTTCCCGTGGTCGCCGCGGTGGCCGGCGCGTGCACGGGCGGCGGGGTCGCGCTCGCGGCGGCCTGCGACGTGCGCATCGGCGCGAGCTCCGCGCGCGTCGGCGTCCCGATCGCGCGCACGCTCGGGAACGTGCTTTCGCTGGCCAACATCATGCGCGTCTCGGGCGTCGTCGGCAGCGACGCGGTGAAGGCGATGCTGGTCACCGCGGAGCTGCTCGATGCGGAGTCGGCGCTGCGGACCGGGTTCTTTCACGAACTCGTCGACGACGCGCAGCTCGACGCGCGGGCGGCGGAACGCGCCGAGACGATCGCGGCGCTCGCGCCGCTGACGTTGCGGCTGACGAAAGCGGGGATGCGCCGGCTGCGCGCCGCCGTACCGATCCCCGACGACGGCGACCTGATCCGCGCCGCCTACGGCAGCGCGGATTTCGCCGAGGGCGTCGACGCCTTCATCGCTAAACGCGCGCCCCGCTGGACCGGCTCAGGGTGA
- a CDS encoding CaiB/BaiF CoA transferase family protein produces MSAQPPLHGVRVVEVGNFMAVPFCGMQLADLGADVVKVENPRGGDLMRGTGPFLDGESSNFVRLNRNKRSVALDLKADAGKTIFRRLADRADVVIENLRPGTMDSLGLGYASLSAERPALIYLAATGFGQEGPYAQMAGLDIIAQGMSGLMSITGEPDAPPVKVGVPIADLTCALYATIAVLAALRARDRDGRGQFIDVSLLESAVSFAVWEAGRYFATGTVASPTGSAHQAIAPYQAVRASDGWFTFGANSQAHWLRCCALFGLEGLDADERFHTNEARLAHRAELIAAIEAVTTTRPVEHWTRVLSNAGIPSGPIRRFDRVFNDPHLAQRGFFTDVPHETLGLVRQIGSPMRMSATPVRIERAGPRLGVDTAAVLRELGVSDDDAAALAHSGVAVPA; encoded by the coding sequence ATGAGCGCGCAGCCGCCGCTCCACGGCGTTCGCGTCGTCGAGGTGGGCAACTTTATGGCCGTCCCGTTCTGCGGAATGCAGCTCGCCGATCTCGGCGCCGACGTCGTCAAGGTCGAAAACCCGCGCGGCGGCGACCTCATGCGCGGGACGGGGCCGTTTCTCGACGGCGAGAGTTCGAACTTCGTGCGGCTGAATCGCAACAAGCGCAGCGTCGCGCTCGACCTGAAAGCCGACGCCGGCAAAACGATCTTCCGCCGTCTCGCCGACCGCGCCGACGTCGTGATCGAGAATCTGCGGCCGGGGACGATGGACTCGCTGGGCTTGGGCTATGCGTCGCTCTCGGCGGAACGGCCCGCGCTGATCTACCTCGCCGCGACAGGGTTCGGCCAGGAGGGTCCGTACGCGCAGATGGCGGGCCTCGACATCATCGCGCAGGGGATGTCGGGGCTGATGAGCATCACCGGCGAGCCCGATGCGCCGCCGGTCAAGGTCGGCGTTCCGATCGCGGACCTCACCTGCGCCCTCTACGCGACGATCGCCGTGCTGGCGGCGCTGCGTGCACGCGATCGCGACGGACGCGGTCAGTTCATCGACGTCTCGCTGCTCGAGTCGGCGGTCTCGTTCGCGGTCTGGGAGGCCGGGCGCTATTTCGCAACCGGGACGGTCGCGTCGCCGACGGGCTCGGCGCATCAGGCAATCGCACCGTACCAAGCGGTGCGCGCGTCCGACGGCTGGTTCACCTTCGGTGCGAACTCGCAGGCGCACTGGCTCCGCTGCTGTGCGCTCTTCGGGCTCGAAGGGCTCGACGCCGACGAACGCTTTCACACGAACGAAGCACGCCTCGCGCATCGCGCGGAGCTGATCGCGGCGATCGAAGCGGTCACCACGACGCGCCCGGTCGAACACTGGACGCGCGTGCTGAGCAACGCCGGCATCCCGAGCGGTCCGATCCGGCGCTTCGATCGCGTCTTCAACGATCCGCACCTCGCGCAGCGCGGCTTCTTCACGGACGTCCCGCACGAGACGCTCGGGCTCGTGCGGCAAATCGGTTCGCCGATGCGGATGAGCGCAACGCCGGTGCGCATCGAACGTGCCGGCCCGCGGCTCGGCGTCGATACCGCCGCGGTGCTGCGGGAGCTTGGCGTCTCCGATGACGACGCGGCCGCGCTGGCGCACAGCGGCGTCGCGGTGCCGGCGTGA
- a CDS encoding glutaredoxin domain-containing protein, with protein sequence MALELYVMRGCPHCADLREDLAFDGRDVIEHDVERDPQARARLHALVGPNALVPVLVEDGQVAQIGRHGRGCALGPG encoded by the coding sequence ATGGCGCTTGAACTCTACGTGATGCGCGGGTGTCCGCATTGCGCGGATCTGCGCGAGGACCTTGCGTTCGACGGCCGCGATGTCATCGAGCACGACGTCGAGCGCGATCCCCAGGCCCGCGCGCGCCTGCACGCCCTGGTCGGACCCAACGCGCTCGTGCCGGTCCTAGTCGAGGACGGGCAGGTCGCGCAGATCGGCCGGCACGGGCGCGGCTGCGCGCTCGGACCGGGGTAA
- a CDS encoding tetratricopeptide repeat protein produces MNRYSTALMWSIAAIALGAVAAWPWYINARQNAARAAALPRPAPVTADYRDRDRTIAFWERAADQHLRGDMLSPVQLSGQYLQRYRERADIDDVVRAVHAAQRSLRAQPYGNVNAEVALASAYVALHRFRDALAVTKHLGRLQPGDPAMAIREASIDLELGRYDDAARLVAQLRRLDGRRGGDDVRVALDTLFARYDELTGHLARARERFARTAAAVDARYDEPAQQRAWFWFRGGELAFEAGENDAAVADEQRALAIFPDYSEANRMLARVTCALHRWQACLDAANASAAVVPYPEVLGYEVDAQRALGDAAAAERTDDLIRTVERIGNAQHVSDRLLAIYYAEHRERPDDAYRIARADLAVRDDIFTDDTLAWAAAMDGKWDEARARSVRALRLRTENALLDYHAGIIALHFGDRATAAARLQRALALNPSFHPAYADDARTRLAALSP; encoded by the coding sequence ATGAACCGTTACTCGACGGCGCTCATGTGGTCCATCGCGGCGATCGCTCTGGGAGCGGTCGCCGCGTGGCCGTGGTACATCAATGCACGCCAAAACGCGGCGCGCGCCGCTGCGCTTCCGCGACCCGCACCGGTGACGGCCGACTACCGCGATCGCGACCGGACGATCGCGTTCTGGGAGCGCGCTGCCGACCAGCACCTGCGGGGCGATATGCTCAGCCCCGTGCAGTTGTCGGGACAGTACCTGCAGCGCTATCGCGAGCGCGCAGACATCGATGACGTCGTCCGCGCCGTGCACGCCGCGCAGCGTTCGCTGCGTGCGCAGCCTTACGGCAACGTGAACGCGGAGGTTGCGCTCGCGTCCGCATACGTCGCGCTGCACCGGTTCCGCGACGCGCTCGCGGTGACCAAACACCTGGGGCGGCTGCAGCCCGGCGATCCCGCGATGGCGATCCGCGAGGCGTCGATCGATCTCGAACTCGGCCGCTACGACGATGCTGCGCGCCTCGTCGCGCAGCTCCGCCGACTCGACGGAAGGCGCGGCGGGGATGACGTCCGCGTCGCCCTTGATACGCTGTTCGCACGCTACGACGAGCTCACCGGGCACCTCGCACGGGCGCGCGAACGTTTCGCGCGCACGGCCGCCGCGGTCGACGCGCGCTACGACGAGCCTGCGCAGCAGCGCGCCTGGTTCTGGTTCCGCGGCGGGGAGCTGGCGTTCGAAGCGGGCGAGAACGACGCGGCGGTCGCGGACGAACAGCGTGCGCTCGCGATCTTTCCGGACTACTCCGAAGCCAACCGGATGCTCGCGCGCGTCACCTGTGCGCTGCACCGTTGGCAAGCGTGCCTCGACGCGGCCAACGCCTCGGCGGCCGTCGTGCCGTATCCCGAGGTGCTAGGGTACGAGGTGGACGCGCAGCGCGCGCTCGGCGACGCCGCGGCCGCAGAGCGAACCGACGATCTGATCCGTACCGTCGAGCGCATCGGGAACGCCCAACACGTCTCCGACCGTCTACTGGCGATCTACTACGCGGAACATCGCGAGCGCCCAGACGACGCATACCGAATCGCACGCGCCGACCTTGCCGTTCGCGACGACATCTTCACCGACGACACACTCGCCTGGGCGGCGGCGATGGACGGCAAATGGGACGAGGCGCGCGCGCGCAGCGTACGCGCGTTACGTCTGCGGACGGAGAACGCGCTGCTCGACTATCACGCCGGAATCATCGCCCTGCACTTCGGCGACCGTGCGACGGCGGCCGCACGACTCCAGCGCGCGCTCGCGCTGAACCCGTCGTTCCACCCCGCCTACGCCGACGACGCCCGCACCCGACTCGCCGCGCTCTCACCCTGA
- a CDS encoding DUF4331 family protein, producing the protein MKKSIATLAAAGSLCVALAACNGGSVTPPPFNTGPNPFASPLPSNPTVSTQSYVQIELLARPAIKEVFENFVDHKTTNAVEPYAGAAADPLPNAIVKFEDTVRPPNAALGTDYGKTLASILYPNEYTVDLSSTDSASYLGVETGGATGGKFGGRDIGDDVVNISLGALFGKTLSALKVVPDDGEENNCLSAENVSQNPSQAKISSFPYLSPPH; encoded by the coding sequence ATGAAGAAGTCCATCGCCACACTCGCCGCTGCGGGCAGCCTCTGCGTCGCGCTCGCCGCGTGCAACGGCGGTTCGGTTACGCCGCCGCCGTTCAACACCGGACCGAACCCGTTCGCGTCGCCGCTCCCGTCGAACCCGACCGTATCGACCCAGTCGTACGTGCAGATAGAACTCCTCGCGCGTCCGGCGATCAAAGAGGTCTTCGAGAACTTCGTCGACCACAAGACGACGAACGCCGTCGAACCGTACGCCGGCGCGGCGGCCGATCCGCTGCCCAACGCGATCGTCAAGTTCGAAGACACCGTGCGTCCCCCGAATGCGGCACTCGGTACCGACTACGGCAAGACGCTGGCGTCGATTCTCTATCCCAACGAGTACACCGTCGACCTCTCGTCCACCGACAGCGCGTCGTATCTCGGCGTTGAGACCGGCGGCGCGACCGGCGGCAAGTTCGGCGGCCGCGATATCGGCGACGACGTCGTGAACATCTCGCTGGGCGCGCTGTTCGGCAAGACGCTGAGCGCGCTGAAGGTCGTACCCGACGACGGCGAAGAGAACAACTGCCTGAGCGCGGAAAACGTTAGTCAGAATCCGAGCCAGGCGAAGATCTCGTCCTTCCCGTACCTCTCCCCGCCGCACTGA
- the hypF gene encoding carbamoyltransferase HypF: MAARSAVDVCITGVVQGVGFRPFVFRAAQAHGIAGWVLNDDGGVRLRAEGPPDLLDAFLAALQAAPPPAARIVSFASSAAAPQGLATFEIRASAMRARPTARVSPDLPICAACLRDLADPADRRHGYPYVNCTDCGPRYSIVLSLPYDRPRTTMRSWPMCEACRREYDDPGDRRFHAQPTACTACGPRYRLELADGRVAADDPVDAAAALLRDGAIVAVKGIGGYHLGCDARDAGAVCALRERKFRKERPFAIMARDLDAARELVILDASAETLLRAIERPIVLAPMRERLAGVAPDNDELGVMLPYAPLHHLLFAAGAPRALVMTSANRSSEPIAYRNADARTALAGIADAFLIGERPIARRIDDSIVRAGAAGPVVLRRARGYAPRAVATFPDATPILAVGGDLKNAIALIVGGQAFVSQHIGDLDHAPTRAAFAATIDDLCAMYGVERSGLTVAHDLHPEYYAAEYARALGGRAVAIQHHRAHIASVLAERAAWDEDVVGFAFDGTGYGDDGTIWGGEVFAGSLRSGLARVTHLRAMTLPGGDAAARYPVQAAAGALAGIADDIAFDQAPFAFPPRFAQARAVARSGLRAYSTSSIGRLFDAVAALCGFTREQTFEGQAAMWLEHLARRSPAVPAYAFALRGGTFDGEPVLRAIVADRLAGRDPGAIARAFHGAVAAAVVDLAEALDARRVVASGGVFQNALLTSALVEAFGDRLWLNRDVPPNDGGLALGQAALAHAAQSGT, encoded by the coding sequence TTGGCCGCGCGCAGCGCCGTCGACGTGTGCATCACCGGAGTCGTCCAGGGCGTCGGTTTCCGGCCGTTCGTGTTTCGCGCCGCGCAGGCGCACGGTATCGCCGGCTGGGTGCTCAACGACGACGGCGGCGTGCGCTTGCGCGCGGAAGGACCGCCTGACCTACTCGACGCGTTTCTGGCTGCGCTGCAGGCGGCGCCGCCGCCGGCAGCGCGGATCGTCTCGTTCGCGAGCAGTGCCGCGGCGCCGCAAGGGCTGGCGACGTTCGAGATCCGCGCGAGCGCGATGCGTGCGCGGCCGACGGCGCGCGTCTCGCCCGATCTGCCGATCTGCGCAGCGTGCCTGCGCGATCTCGCCGATCCCGCCGACCGCCGCCACGGGTATCCGTACGTCAATTGCACGGACTGCGGACCGCGCTACAGCATCGTGCTCTCGCTGCCGTACGACCGCCCGCGCACGACGATGCGAAGCTGGCCGATGTGCGAGGCGTGCCGGCGCGAATACGACGATCCCGGCGACCGCCGCTTCCATGCTCAGCCGACGGCGTGCACCGCCTGCGGGCCGCGGTATCGCCTCGAACTCGCCGACGGACGCGTCGCCGCCGACGATCCGGTCGACGCCGCCGCGGCGTTGTTGCGCGACGGAGCGATCGTCGCCGTGAAGGGGATCGGAGGCTATCACTTGGGCTGCGACGCGCGCGACGCGGGAGCGGTGTGCGCGCTGCGCGAGCGGAAGTTCCGCAAGGAGCGGCCGTTTGCCATCATGGCGCGCGATCTCGATGCGGCGCGCGAGCTCGTGATCCTCGACGCCAGCGCCGAAACGCTGCTGCGCGCGATCGAACGGCCGATCGTGCTGGCGCCGATGCGCGAACGGCTCGCCGGCGTCGCACCCGACAACGACGAGCTCGGCGTGATGCTGCCGTACGCGCCGCTGCACCATCTGCTCTTCGCGGCCGGCGCGCCGCGCGCCCTCGTGATGACGAGTGCGAACCGCTCGAGCGAGCCGATCGCGTACCGCAACGCCGACGCGCGCACGGCACTGGCTGGAATCGCCGATGCGTTCCTGATCGGCGAGCGGCCGATCGCGCGCCGGATCGACGACTCGATCGTGCGCGCCGGTGCGGCGGGCCCGGTCGTCCTGCGCCGTGCGCGCGGGTACGCACCGCGCGCGGTGGCGACGTTTCCGGACGCGACGCCGATCCTCGCCGTCGGCGGCGATCTCAAGAACGCGATCGCGCTGATTGTCGGCGGACAAGCCTTCGTGAGCCAGCACATCGGCGATCTCGACCACGCGCCGACCCGCGCCGCATTTGCCGCGACGATCGACGATCTGTGCGCGATGTACGGCGTCGAACGGAGCGGGCTGACGGTCGCACACGATCTGCATCCCGAGTACTACGCGGCCGAGTACGCGCGCGCACTCGGCGGGAGAGCGGTGGCGATTCAGCATCATCGCGCGCACATCGCCAGCGTCCTCGCGGAGCGCGCAGCGTGGGACGAGGACGTCGTCGGCTTCGCCTTTGACGGCACCGGTTACGGCGACGACGGGACGATCTGGGGCGGCGAGGTCTTCGCGGGCTCACTGCGCAGCGGGCTCGCCCGCGTCACGCATCTGCGCGCGATGACGCTGCCGGGCGGCGACGCCGCGGCGCGTTATCCGGTGCAGGCGGCGGCCGGCGCGCTCGCCGGAATCGCAGACGACATCGCGTTCGACCAGGCGCCGTTCGCCTTTCCGCCTCGCTTCGCTCAGGCGCGGGCCGTCGCGCGAAGCGGCCTGCGCGCGTACTCGACGAGTTCGATCGGACGGCTGTTCGACGCGGTCGCGGCGCTGTGCGGCTTCACTCGCGAGCAGACGTTCGAAGGTCAGGCGGCGATGTGGCTGGAGCACCTCGCGCGCCGCAGCCCGGCCGTCCCCGCCTATGCGTTCGCGCTGCGAGGAGGAACCTTCGACGGGGAGCCGGTCCTGCGCGCGATCGTCGCTGACCGGCTCGCGGGCCGCGACCCCGGCGCGATCGCGCGCGCGTTTCACGGCGCGGTCGCGGCCGCCGTGGTCGATCTCGCGGAGGCGCTCGACGCCCGGCGGGTGGTGGCATCCGGCGGCGTCTTTCAGAACGCGCTCCTCACCAGCGCGCTCGTCGAGGCATTCGGCGATCGCCTGTGGCTCAACCGCGACGTGCCGCCGAACGACGGCGGCCTCGCGCTGGGCCAGGCCGCGCTCGCGCACGCGGCTCAATCCGGCACGTGA
- a CDS encoding IS3 family transposase — protein sequence MSAALELAHEIPQRALCTAAGISRSTLRRRLNGTPERLPSVISRRRSRRALSEHEQAEVLAVLHGERFADRAPATIHATLLDEGIYLCSVSTMYRLLRANAEVRERRRIARHPEYRKPELVATGPRQVFSWDITKLRGPHPGEWFSLLVMLDIFSRFVVGWMLVHRANAELARHFIAQTLEREGIQPGHAIVHADRGAEMTAQPVCALMDKLGVVRSHSRPHVSDDNPFSESQFRTLKYHPEFPDRFGSFEHGHDFVGEFMTWYNNEHRHSGIAMLTPAMVHHGQADRVLAARHDVMLAAYRAKPERFIGGSPKRIVLPPAVWINPPAHDGVAV from the coding sequence ATGAGTGCGGCGCTGGAACTTGCCCACGAGATTCCGCAGCGCGCGTTGTGCACTGCAGCGGGCATCAGCCGCTCGACGCTGCGGCGCCGCCTAAACGGCACGCCGGAACGACTTCCGTCCGTGATCTCGCGCCGGCGCTCGAGAAGAGCACTGAGCGAACACGAGCAAGCTGAGGTGCTCGCGGTGCTGCATGGCGAGCGGTTTGCCGATCGCGCGCCGGCGACGATCCACGCGACCTTGCTGGACGAAGGTATCTACCTGTGCTCGGTGAGCACGATGTACCGCCTGCTGCGAGCAAACGCGGAGGTGCGCGAACGTCGCCGTATTGCACGTCATCCGGAGTACCGTAAGCCCGAACTGGTGGCCACCGGTCCGCGTCAAGTTTTCTCGTGGGATATCACGAAGCTGCGCGGCCCGCACCCGGGTGAGTGGTTCTCGCTGCTGGTGATGCTCGACATCTTCAGCCGGTTTGTCGTCGGCTGGATGCTCGTGCATCGGGCCAACGCCGAACTCGCACGGCACTTCATCGCGCAGACGCTGGAACGTGAAGGCATCCAGCCCGGGCACGCGATCGTTCACGCCGATCGCGGCGCGGAGATGACGGCGCAACCCGTGTGCGCCCTGATGGACAAGCTCGGCGTCGTACGTTCGCACAGCCGTCCGCACGTTAGCGACGATAACCCCTTCTCGGAGTCCCAGTTCCGCACGCTGAAGTACCATCCCGAATTCCCCGATCGATTTGGGTCGTTTGAGCACGGGCACGATTTCGTTGGTGAGTTCATGACCTGGTACAACAACGAGCACCGGCACTCCGGAATCGCGATGCTGACGCCGGCAATGGTGCATCACGGCCAGGCGGACCGCGTGCTCGCCGCCAGACACGACGTGATGCTCGCGGCTTACCGCGCCAAACCGGAACGATTCATCGGCGGATCGCCAAAGCGGATCGTGTTACCGCCCGCGGTGTGGATAAATCCGCCCGCTCACGACGGGGTCGCCGTGTAG
- the dctP gene encoding TRAP transporter substrate-binding protein DctP has protein sequence MIGKSSRGVFLASSAAAFASVGIVRSPAKAADFSGKAGTNQPVDHPLSVAMKDLWDAVRKETGGKVDVQVFPNQLGGDSQMLQQLRAGALQIMTLDGGILESVVPIAAIQSVGFAFAEPKIAHAAFDGKLGGICQGVWSC, from the coding sequence ATGATCGGCAAGTCATCACGCGGTGTCTTTCTCGCCTCGTCGGCGGCGGCGTTCGCCTCCGTCGGGATCGTCCGTTCGCCGGCCAAGGCCGCCGATTTCAGCGGAAAGGCCGGGACGAATCAGCCGGTCGATCATCCGCTGAGCGTCGCGATGAAAGACCTGTGGGACGCGGTGCGCAAGGAGACCGGCGGCAAAGTCGACGTCCAGGTCTTTCCGAATCAGCTCGGGGGCGACAGCCAGATGCTCCAGCAGCTGCGCGCGGGCGCGCTGCAGATCATGACGCTCGACGGCGGCATCCTGGAGTCGGTCGTCCCGATCGCCGCGATTCAGAGCGTCGGGTTCGCCTTCGCCGAACCGAAAATCGCGCACGCCGCGTTCGACGGGAAGCTGGGCGGAATCTGTCAAGGTGTTTGGTCCTGTTAG
- a CDS encoding DUF4331 family protein, with amino-acid sequence MTVLAVAAAAVLYTAHPVRSSDHQDTYNLATRSNTSADITDVFVFPSPTNANNVVFVMDVSPLIPAGMGTSKFFDPTLMWQFKIAHGTGASPEDQVIQFGANGTGASQTLTLYGPAKPNEVGTANTFVTPGGTFNYNTATQLANGIKVFAGPRADPFYLDLFALFSFLGDRNYATHSSQTDPGPAASGPLFNGDNAGAAAAFAPAYDKSANPAQPTFNGFKAGTTAGAGSALGNYACSTNAPQNTLTDLGGGFNVLAFVVEVPRSLLTTGYSSSTIHVWATTNSSTGS; translated from the coding sequence TTGACGGTTCTGGCCGTCGCCGCGGCCGCCGTGCTCTACACCGCGCACCCGGTGCGGAGCTCCGACCACCAAGACACCTACAACCTCGCGACCCGTTCGAATACGTCGGCCGACATCACCGACGTCTTCGTGTTTCCATCCCCGACCAACGCGAACAACGTCGTGTTCGTCATGGACGTTTCGCCGCTCATCCCCGCCGGGATGGGGACGTCGAAATTCTTCGATCCCACGCTGATGTGGCAGTTCAAGATCGCGCACGGCACCGGCGCGTCGCCGGAAGATCAAGTGATCCAGTTCGGCGCGAACGGGACCGGCGCCTCGCAGACGCTGACGCTGTACGGTCCGGCGAAGCCCAATGAAGTGGGGACAGCGAACACATTCGTTACCCCGGGCGGCACGTTCAACTACAACACGGCGACGCAACTCGCGAACGGCATCAAGGTCTTTGCCGGTCCGCGCGCCGATCCGTTCTACCTCGACCTCTTCGCCCTGTTCTCGTTCCTCGGTGACCGCAACTACGCCACGCACTCCTCGCAGACCGATCCCGGTCCGGCGGCGAGCGGACCGCTTTTCAACGGCGACAACGCCGGCGCCGCGGCCGCGTTTGCTCCGGCGTACGATAAGTCCGCGAACCCGGCGCAGCCGACGTTCAACGGCTTCAAAGCGGGGACGACCGCGGGCGCCGGTTCGGCGCTGGGCAACTACGCCTGCAGCACGAACGCACCGCAGAACACGCTGACGGATCTCGGCGGCGGCTTCAACGTCCTGGCGTTCGTGGTCGAAGTGCCGCGTTCACTGCTGACGACGGGATATTCCAGTTCCACCATCCACGTGTGGGCGACGACGAACTCGTCGACCGGATCATAG
- a CDS encoding SIS domain-containing protein, which yields MLNDAAISPRAAACAARLRARSPLARSYFAREGARIALAARALAERFTSGGRLCTFGREAYATDAAHVSVEFVHPVIVGKRALPAADLSGSSESGISARIRSGDIAIGFGPPEGDPAVRRALRRARDAGALTLALSGERDDADFAFASPSADPHVHQELNELLGHTLYESVHVFLERRTLGHDVGASAFLYPYLGVAMVDDDAALLSDVAASIHAKSRDAERLREQLAANAAAIVAAADAIAERIAAGATILSLGNGGSATDADDFAIDCVEPPHGWRPVRAFSLANEPAIVTAIGNDVGMETIFLRQIIAQARAGDIAFALSTSGGSKNVVAALIEARRRGMLTVALLGYDGGEIVRRGLADHTIVVRCDDIPRIQEAQAAIVHEIRRVLAQADGA from the coding sequence ATGCTGAACGACGCCGCGATCTCGCCGCGCGCCGCGGCGTGCGCCGCACGTCTGCGCGCGCGCAGCCCGCTCGCGCGCTCGTACTTCGCCCGCGAGGGAGCGCGCATCGCGCTCGCCGCGCGAGCGCTCGCGGAGCGTTTCACCTCCGGCGGACGGCTGTGCACGTTCGGCCGCGAAGCGTACGCGACCGACGCGGCTCACGTCTCGGTCGAGTTCGTTCATCCCGTCATCGTCGGAAAGCGCGCGTTGCCGGCCGCGGATCTGAGCGGAAGTTCGGAGAGCGGGATCAGCGCACGCATCCGGTCCGGCGACATCGCGATCGGCTTCGGGCCGCCTGAAGGCGATCCGGCGGTTCGACGCGCGCTGCGCCGGGCCCGGGATGCCGGCGCGCTCACGCTTGCGCTCTCCGGCGAACGCGATGATGCGGACTTCGCCTTCGCCTCGCCGAGCGCCGATCCGCACGTCCATCAGGAGCTCAACGAACTGCTCGGCCACACGCTGTACGAAAGCGTGCACGTGTTCCTCGAACGCCGCACGCTCGGTCACGACGTCGGTGCCTCCGCGTTCCTCTATCCGTACCTGGGAGTTGCGATGGTCGACGATGACGCCGCGCTGCTGAGCGACGTGGCGGCGTCGATCCACGCCAAGTCGCGCGACGCCGAGCGCTTGCGCGAGCAGCTTGCTGCGAACGCCGCCGCGATCGTCGCCGCGGCGGACGCGATCGCCGAGCGGATCGCCGCGGGCGCAACGATCCTGAGCTTGGGCAACGGCGGGTCGGCGACTGACGCCGACGATTTCGCGATCGACTGCGTCGAGCCGCCGCACGGCTGGCGCCCGGTGCGCGCGTTCTCGCTCGCGAACGAGCCGGCGATCGTCACGGCGATCGGCAACGACGTCGGGATGGAGACGATCTTTCTGCGGCAGATCATCGCGCAGGCCCGCGCCGGCGACATCGCGTTCGCGCTCTCGACGAGCGGCGGGTCGAAGAACGTCGTCGCGGCGTTGATCGAGGCGCGGCGGCGCGGGATGCTGACCGTCGCGCTCCTCGGATACGACGGCGGCGAGATCGTTCGCCGCGGCCTCGCGGATCACACGATCGTGGTGCGGTGCGACGACATCCCGCGGATCCAGGAAGCGCAGGCAGCGATCGTCCACGAGATCCGCCGCGTGCTCGCGCAAGCCGATGGCGCTTGA